A section of the Arcobacter roscoffensis genome encodes:
- a CDS encoding tyrosine-type recombinase/integrase: MKYPLDCEATFSDTYLFWLSRFIRSKITSLSNRQVKDKDRLAQILKELIKGFKSIEDLKITIKEVRNIGINSIHVYYIPLEKLYKFMISFGASSMKEIDEELLSDFLATETSTLSDATKKNYRIALVTFFGYIDKQNEENDNYVYRYGIELKNWGGLSGKSGTKLPSFMQKEEVQRFIEGINDYPFSAKIAARNRLVIKTILYTGIRVSEAINIDLKDFNKDGDAYIIQVRGKGNKPRVVMIKENIIKKELEEWFSVKCCTNNLLFCNQKGKALSQAYISSIVEKILLSVGIRKEKNGAHMLRHTFATLLYQKNKDLILVQESLGHADINTSRIYTHFDKDKLEKTTDIF; encoded by the coding sequence GTGAAATATCCATTAGATTGTGAAGCAACATTTAGTGATACATATTTGTTTTGGTTATCAAGGTTTATTAGAAGCAAAATCACAAGCTTATCAAATAGACAAGTAAAAGACAAAGATAGACTAGCTCAAATTCTAAAGGAGCTTATAAAAGGTTTTAAATCTATTGAGGATTTAAAGATAACAATAAAAGAAGTAAGAAATATTGGTATCAATAGTATTCATGTATATTACATACCTTTGGAGAAACTATATAAGTTCATGATTAGCTTTGGTGCTTCATCTATGAAAGAAATTGATGAAGAGTTATTAAGTGACTTTCTAGCAACTGAAACAAGTACACTATCTGATGCAACAAAGAAAAACTACAGAATAGCTCTTGTTACTTTCTTTGGCTATATAGATAAACAAAATGAAGAAAATGATAATTATGTATATAGATATGGTATTGAGCTTAAAAATTGGGGTGGTTTATCAGGAAAAAGTGGTACTAAACTGCCCTCGTTTATGCAAAAAGAAGAAGTTCAAAGATTTATTGAAGGTATAAATGATTACCCATTTAGTGCAAAGATTGCTGCTAGAAATAGACTTGTAATTAAAACTATCCTCTATACAGGAATAAGAGTTAGTGAAGCTATAAACATTGATTTAAAAGATTTCAATAAAGATGGGGATGCTTATATCATCCAAGTTAGAGGAAAAGGTAATAAACCAAGAGTTGTTATGATAAAAGAAAATATCATAAAAAAAGAGCTTGAGGAATGGTTTAGTGTAAAATGCTGTACAAACAATCTTTTATTTTGTAATCAAAAAGGAAAAGCTTTAAGTCAAGCATATATAAGTAGTATTGTTGAAAAAATACTTTTAAGTGTAGGTATTAGAAAAGAAAAAAATGGGGCTCATATGCTAAGACATACTTTTGCCACCCTACTTTACCAAAAAAACAAAGACTTAATTCTTGTACAAGAATCACTTGGTCACGCAGATATTAATACATCTAGAATTTATACTCATTTTGATAAAGATAAGTTAGAGAAGACTACTGATATTTTTTAA
- a CDS encoding sensor domain-containing diguanylate cyclase gives MKEENYLKQELYDLIKKDNSIFEFIQESSLDGIWYWDLQNPEDEWMSPKFWKVLGYDPSSMEHKSSQWQDIIFEEDLKIATENFNKHLEDPNHEYDQIVRYKHKNGSTVWIRCRGMAIRDENGKAIRMLGAHNDLTVIMELRKKLDEKKDIEDANKKLYKKAYEDYLTKLLNRRGFTKNAKYVIELAKRDETSLSLALLDLDFFKKINDTYGHAQGDELLKAVSDIFLDTCRGSDILARYGGEEFIVLMPQTGKEEAIIAIERIRLYIQNHEIGKIKNQTISCGLTTFKPSKQINTQEFLDNMIKDADEALYYVKNNGRNSVKHFSDLIRVKNT, from the coding sequence TTGAAAGAAGAGAACTATTTAAAGCAAGAATTATATGATTTAATAAAAAAAGATAATTCTATTTTTGAATTTATTCAAGAATCAAGTTTAGATGGAATTTGGTATTGGGATTTACAAAACCCTGAAGATGAATGGATGAGTCCAAAGTTTTGGAAAGTATTAGGTTATGACCCTAGTTCTATGGAGCATAAATCTTCACAGTGGCAAGATATCATATTTGAGGAAGATTTAAAAATAGCTACTGAAAATTTTAATAAACATTTAGAAGATCCAAATCATGAATATGATCAAATAGTAAGATATAAACATAAAAATGGTTCTACAGTTTGGATTAGATGTAGAGGTATGGCTATTAGAGATGAGAATGGAAAAGCAATAAGAATGTTAGGAGCACATAATGATTTAACAGTTATTATGGAACTTAGGAAAAAATTAGATGAGAAAAAAGATATAGAAGATGCTAATAAAAAACTTTATAAAAAGGCTTATGAAGATTACTTAACTAAACTTCTAAATAGAAGAGGTTTTACAAAAAATGCTAAATATGTAATAGAACTAGCAAAAAGAGATGAAACTTCATTGAGCTTAGCTTTACTTGATTTGGATTTTTTTAAGAAAATAAATGATACATATGGTCATGCTCAAGGTGATGAGTTATTAAAAGCTGTTTCAGATATATTTCTTGATACTTGTAGAGGAAGTGATATCCTTGCTAGATATGGTGGAGAAGAATTTATAGTGCTTATGCCCCAAACAGGAAAAGAAGAAGCTATTATAGCTATTGAAAGAATAAGACTTTATATACAAAACCATGAAATTGGAAAAATTAAAAATCAAACTATAAGTTGTGGTTTAACAACTTTTAAACCTTCAAAACAAATAAATACTCAAGAGTTCTTAGATAATATGATAAAAGATGCAGATGAAGCTTTATATTATGTAAAAAATAATGGAAGAAATAGTGTTAAACATTTTAGTGATTTAATAAGAGTTAAAAATACATGA
- a CDS encoding protein-glutamate methylesterase/protein-glutamine glutaminase, producing MYTVLIIDDSPSMRRVIKDMIDSIDEFEVIATAVDAYDAREKIKQYEPDLVTIDINMPKMDGVTFLRNLMRLHPMPAVVVSGEGVRGNDIFDDGAVGFVPKPEAGESMVSFHSRIKDTLLNLTFLLKRYTLKKPKALKQVKTSKIEVHHKVHPNEVIPSKPALMPGSKVIAIGSSTGGVESLLKVFRDLPSGLPPIVITQHIPYGFSNSFAHRLNDNSQVNVHEAKDGEILERGYAYLAPGNMHLTIEKVGGNYKTKLLDTVKVSQHKPSVDVLFRSVNNSVGSSAMGVMMTGMGDDGSIAMKDMFDNGAYTVAQNKESCVVFGMPMKAIQAGAVKDIIHLNEIAQYIVEYSKGRRR from the coding sequence GTGTATACAGTTTTGATTATTGATGACTCTCCTTCTATGAGAAGAGTTATAAAAGATATGATAGATTCAATTGATGAATTTGAAGTTATTGCAACAGCAGTAGATGCTTATGATGCAAGAGAAAAGATTAAACAATATGAACCAGATTTAGTTACTATTGATATTAATATGCCAAAAATGGATGGAGTTACTTTTTTAAGAAATCTTATGAGACTTCACCCTATGCCTGCTGTTGTAGTTTCAGGTGAGGGGGTTAGAGGTAATGACATTTTTGATGATGGTGCTGTTGGATTTGTGCCAAAACCTGAAGCTGGTGAATCAATGGTTTCTTTTCATTCAAGAATTAAAGATACACTTTTAAATCTTACTTTCTTACTAAAAAGATATACATTAAAAAAACCAAAAGCTCTAAAGCAGGTTAAAACATCAAAAATTGAAGTACATCATAAGGTTCATCCTAATGAAGTAATACCTTCAAAACCTGCTTTAATGCCAGGAAGTAAGGTAATTGCTATTGGATCATCTACAGGTGGAGTTGAGTCATTATTAAAAGTATTTAGGGATTTACCAAGTGGTTTACCACCTATAGTGATAACACAACACATTCCTTATGGTTTTTCAAACTCCTTTGCTCATAGACTTAATGACAACTCACAAGTAAATGTACATGAAGCAAAAGATGGAGAAATTCTTGAGAGAGGATATGCTTATTTAGCTCCTGGAAATATGCACCTAACAATAGAAAAAGTTGGCGGAAATTATAAAACAAAGCTTTTAGATACAGTAAAAGTTAGTCAACATAAACCAAGTGTTGACGTACTTTTTAGGTCTGTAAACAATAGTGTTGGTTCATCTGCAATGGGTGTTATGATGACAGGAATGGGAGATGATGGCTCTATTGCTATGAAAGATATGTTTGACAATGGGGCTTATACGGTTGCTCAAAATAAAGAGTCTTGTGTTGTTTTTGGAATGCCTATGAAAGCAATCCAAGCAGGTGCAGTAAAAGACATAATCCACTTAAATGAAATAGCTCAATATATTGTTGAGTACTCAAAAGGAAGAAGAAGATAA
- a CDS encoding chemotaxis protein CheD, with protein sequence MIVIGHKDGSIEKTSAVRFTQKTKGLLTHTVIGGEFAVGSDIENIAFKTLLGSCVAIMFFDKVKKIKAMNHFLLPTTNNTNDDMKYGLYSVEAMLNEMYKLGCSKNNMVAKISGGADIMQLNMSSLSIGHRNVEFAKDFCKSEGFKLISEHTRGEHGRLILLADEFQTFIKVTQKTETDSKIASEEQSLQKEITKAPVIKEYVGGVDLFGSEKEAEPEMEIDLF encoded by the coding sequence TTGATTGTAATTGGTCATAAAGATGGTAGTATAGAAAAAACTTCTGCTGTTAGATTTACTCAAAAAACAAAAGGTTTATTAACTCATACTGTAATAGGTGGTGAGTTTGCAGTTGGAAGTGATATTGAGAATATTGCTTTTAAAACACTTCTTGGTTCTTGTGTTGCAATTATGTTTTTTGATAAAGTAAAAAAAATTAAAGCAATGAATCATTTTTTATTACCAACTACAAATAATACAAATGATGATATGAAATATGGTTTATATTCTGTTGAAGCAATGCTAAATGAGATGTATAAACTTGGCTGTTCAAAAAACAACATGGTTGCAAAAATATCAGGTGGTGCTGATATTATGCAACTAAATATGTCTTCTTTATCTATAGGACATAGAAATGTAGAGTTTGCAAAAGACTTTTGTAAGTCTGAGGGGTTTAAGCTTATTAGTGAACATACAAGAGGTGAACACGGTAGATTAATTCTTTTAGCAGATGAATTTCAAACATTTATAAAAGTTACTCAGAAAACTGAGACAGATAGTAAAATTGCTAGTGAAGAGCAATCATTACAAAAAGAAATTACGAAAGCACCAGTTATCAAAGAATACGTTGGTGGTGTTGATTTATTTGGTTCTGAGAAAGAGGCTGAACCAGAAATGGAAATTGATCTTTTCTAA
- a CDS encoding CheR family methyltransferase, whose product MKKYTTQDAHNRIKKLLYSLTGITLADNKDIMISNRIDKLKRDSKYQGDIMDLLDLVESGSYVTEFINSFTTNKTHFFREDFHFLDLKDRVLPKLAKEGGKIQMYCSASSTGEEPYSMAMTVLETKEELGKYIDASIVATDIDTNVLQYAANGIYRFSKSSKEFPNWIKPQKYFKRRVQKNLAGEEVLIKVKDELKKMITFKVMNLNDNSYPYQNNQFDVIFCRNVLIYFSAEDQNNILKKLFRHLKIGGTLYLGHSENPQDLINYVSRVGQNIFVKEKEIN is encoded by the coding sequence ATGAAAAAGTATACTACACAAGATGCTCATAATAGAATAAAAAAACTTCTTTATTCTCTGACAGGGATTACCCTAGCAGACAATAAAGATATAATGATATCAAATAGAATTGATAAATTAAAAAGAGATTCAAAATATCAAGGTGATATTATGGATCTTTTGGATTTAGTTGAAAGTGGAAGTTACGTTACAGAGTTTATAAACTCTTTTACAACAAATAAGACGCATTTTTTCAGAGAAGATTTTCATTTCTTAGATTTAAAGGATAGAGTTCTTCCTAAATTAGCAAAAGAGGGTGGAAAGATACAAATGTATTGTTCTGCATCTTCTACTGGTGAAGAACCTTATTCTATGGCAATGACTGTTTTAGAAACAAAAGAAGAACTTGGAAAATATATTGATGCTTCAATTGTTGCTACAGACATTGATACAAATGTTTTACAATATGCTGCAAATGGAATATATAGATTTTCTAAATCTTCAAAAGAGTTTCCAAATTGGATTAAACCACAAAAATATTTTAAAAGAAGAGTTCAAAAAAACCTTGCAGGTGAAGAAGTTTTAATAAAAGTTAAAGATGAATTAAAAAAGATGATTACTTTTAAAGTAATGAATCTAAATGATAATTCATACCCTTATCAAAACAATCAGTTTGATGTTATTTTTTGTAGAAATGTATTGATTTATTTTTCAGCAGAAGATCAAAATAACATACTAAAAAAACTTTTTAGACATTTAAAGATTGGTGGAACTTTATATTTAGGGCATTCAGAAAATCCTCAAGATTTAATTAATTATGTAAGTAGAGTTGGACAAAATATTTTCGTAAAAGAAAAGGAAATAAATTGA